The following coding sequences are from one Elusimicrobium minutum Pei191 window:
- a CDS encoding DNA alkylation repair protein, which translates to MSVKNKILNDLKKISDKGKAVHLSRFFKTGKGQYGEGDIFIGVIVPDNRKIAKKYFKEISLAETEELLRSPVHEHRLNALIILRLKFEWEEEKEKEKIVKLYLKNTKNINNWDLVDLSACYILGPWYYKNKNYSQIYKMARSGFLWEERIAMLTTFYFIREKDFNLTLELAEYFLTHEHDLMHKACGWMLREMGKRDIKPLLVFLDKHGAKMPRTMLRYAIEKLPQHIRKKYLAR; encoded by the coding sequence ATGAGCGTAAAAAACAAAATACTTAATGACTTAAAAAAAATATCTGATAAAGGAAAGGCTGTGCACTTAAGCCGTTTTTTTAAAACAGGCAAAGGCCAGTACGGTGAAGGGGATATTTTTATAGGCGTGATTGTACCTGATAATAGAAAGATTGCAAAAAAATACTTTAAAGAAATATCTTTAGCCGAGACGGAAGAACTTCTCCGTTCCCCCGTGCATGAACATAGGCTTAACGCCCTTATAATTTTACGTTTAAAATTTGAATGGGAAGAAGAAAAAGAAAAAGAAAAAATTGTAAAACTGTACCTTAAAAACACAAAAAATATTAATAATTGGGATTTGGTTGATTTATCCGCCTGTTATATTTTAGGTCCGTGGTATTACAAAAATAAAAATTATTCCCAAATATATAAAATGGCCCGTTCGGGCTTTTTGTGGGAAGAGCGCATCGCCATGCTTACAACTTTTTATTTTATAAGGGAAAAAGACTTTAACCTAACGCTTGAGCTTGCAGAATATTTTTTAACGCATGAACATGATTTAATGCATAAAGCTTGCGGGTGGATGCTTCGTGAAATGGGTAAAAGGGATATTAAACCTTTGCTTGTTTTTTTAGATAAACACGGCGCTAAAATGCCGCGTACAATGCTTCGCTACGCTATAGAAAAACTGCCGCAGCATATAAGGAAAAAATATTTAGCAAGATAA
- a CDS encoding TRL-like family protein: MKKVLALAAVVVMLAACAAPASYMGFALVSETSEPTLVTASTGTKTGKACAKNFLGIYATGDMSVEAAKKAGNIRTVATVDREVKHMVIIGEVCTVVTGN; the protein is encoded by the coding sequence ATGAAAAAAGTATTAGCATTAGCAGCAGTAGTAGTTATGCTCGCAGCCTGCGCGGCCCCCGCTTCATACATGGGTTTTGCGTTAGTTTCAGAAACATCTGAACCCACACTCGTAACAGCCTCAACAGGTACAAAAACAGGCAAAGCTTGCGCAAAGAACTTCCTTGGTATCTATGCCACAGGTGATATGTCAGTTGAAGCCGCTAAAAAAGCCGGCAACATCAGAACAGTCGCTACAGTTGACAGAGAAGTCAAACACATGGTTATCATTGGTGAAGTTTGCACAGTCGTAACCGGCAACTAA
- a CDS encoding valine--tRNA ligase: MLPKAYEPKEVEERLVKEWQAKKIFASNIDKNKVPFVIVIPPPNITGALHIGHALNCTLQDVLIRTERMLGKESFWVPGTDHGGIATQNVLEKKLAKEQKITRHDLGREKFLEEMWKWYKECGGAILNQFEKMGWAIDLSLENIRFTMDEKRAASVYECFKQWWDKKYIYRGKRMINWCVRCNTALSDIEVDHEQQKGKLYHLHYKGEESFDGIIIATTRPETIFADAAIAVNPKDENYQGVVGKKVRIPLTDRYIPIIADEDVEIGFGSGALKITPAHDPVDYVIGQRHNLPVISVISDKGKLINCPEKYVGMDREAARKEVVKDLEEQGFLVKEEKHDNAVGTCYRCGSVIEPYLSEQWFVKMEELCAPVIEAAEKEELKFHPASWKHSFVNWLKNIQDWCISRQIWWGHRIPVWYCTTCSKNGLTYMETKQGVKEVAKVSFEDGAKPVVSHTKPHSCPDCDGTDFVQDPDVLDTWFSSALWPISTLGWPEKTKELEYFYPTSTMVTGYEILYLWVARMAITGIDFTGKLPFKDVFLNGIIRDKTGKKMSKSLGNVIDPLDMTAKYGTDAVRFSLLMQAVLGKDIPYAEESIVGARNFCNKIYNASRFILMNMGDLKGPLKMPAEPKELADAWLIDRYNTAIKTAKDATLKYNMAAAANVLYHFLWGDFCDWYVELAKARFESDREYVMSILVNVLYGTLKALHPMMPFITEEISSVLKPYTGADKEFLLQDSYPLCDESALNPGAVAKMDLIKGIISAVRTVRSEFNVPPAQKLNVSLKAVDDEELKTVSDYADYIRLLCKTDNLTASKEAVKKPMSATAVYSAVTAFIELEGIIDVEKEKARLSKNIAAARANIANRKARLSDERFVNNAPKEQVEKVKAELAAEEIKLTSAEQALADFA, translated from the coding sequence ATGTTGCCTAAAGCTTACGAACCTAAAGAAGTTGAGGAAAGACTTGTCAAAGAATGGCAGGCAAAAAAAATATTCGCGTCTAATATTGACAAAAATAAGGTTCCCTTTGTTATAGTAATACCGCCGCCTAATATAACGGGCGCGCTTCATATAGGGCACGCGCTTAACTGCACATTGCAAGACGTTTTAATAAGAACGGAGCGTATGCTTGGCAAAGAATCTTTTTGGGTGCCGGGTACAGATCACGGCGGCATAGCAACGCAAAACGTTTTAGAGAAAAAACTTGCCAAAGAGCAAAAAATAACCAGGCATGACCTCGGCCGTGAAAAATTTTTAGAAGAAATGTGGAAGTGGTATAAAGAATGCGGCGGCGCTATTTTAAACCAGTTTGAAAAAATGGGCTGGGCTATAGATCTCTCGCTAGAAAACATACGCTTTACCATGGATGAAAAACGCGCCGCTTCCGTTTACGAATGTTTTAAACAATGGTGGGATAAAAAATATATTTACCGTGGCAAACGCATGATTAACTGGTGCGTGCGTTGCAATACCGCTTTATCAGATATTGAGGTCGATCACGAACAGCAAAAAGGCAAACTTTACCATCTTCACTATAAAGGGGAAGAAAGCTTTGACGGTATTATTATAGCCACCACAAGGCCCGAAACCATTTTTGCCGACGCCGCCATAGCGGTTAACCCTAAGGATGAAAACTACCAGGGTGTTGTAGGCAAAAAAGTAAGAATTCCTTTAACTGACCGCTACATTCCAATAATAGCTGATGAGGACGTTGAAATAGGTTTCGGCAGCGGCGCTTTAAAAATTACGCCCGCGCACGACCCTGTTGACTATGTTATCGGACAGCGCCATAATTTGCCCGTAATATCCGTAATTTCGGATAAAGGCAAACTTATTAACTGCCCCGAAAAATATGTTGGCATGGACCGTGAAGCTGCCCGCAAGGAAGTTGTTAAAGATTTAGAAGAGCAGGGCTTTTTGGTAAAAGAAGAAAAGCATGACAATGCCGTTGGCACCTGTTACCGCTGCGGCAGCGTTATAGAACCATATTTAAGCGAACAATGGTTTGTTAAAATGGAAGAACTTTGCGCTCCCGTAATTGAAGCGGCCGAAAAAGAGGAATTAAAATTTCACCCCGCAAGCTGGAAGCATTCTTTTGTAAACTGGCTTAAAAATATACAGGACTGGTGCATTTCCCGCCAAATTTGGTGGGGTCACAGAATACCCGTTTGGTATTGCACAACCTGCAGTAAAAACGGTTTAACCTATATGGAAACAAAACAAGGCGTAAAGGAAGTAGCCAAAGTATCTTTTGAAGACGGCGCCAAGCCTGTGGTTTCCCATACAAAACCGCATTCCTGCCCGGATTGCGACGGCACGGATTTTGTTCAAGATCCCGATGTTTTAGATACTTGGTTTTCATCCGCCTTATGGCCTATTTCAACCTTAGGCTGGCCAGAAAAAACCAAAGAGCTTGAGTATTTTTACCCAACCTCAACAATGGTTACGGGATATGAAATTTTGTACTTATGGGTTGCCCGCATGGCTATTACCGGCATTGATTTTACGGGCAAACTGCCTTTTAAAGACGTTTTCTTAAACGGTATTATAAGGGATAAAACGGGGAAAAAAATGTCTAAATCCTTAGGCAATGTTATCGACCCGCTTGATATGACGGCCAAATACGGTACCGACGCGGTCAGATTTTCCCTTTTAATGCAGGCCGTGCTTGGTAAAGATATACCTTACGCCGAAGAGTCTATTGTAGGCGCGCGCAATTTTTGTAATAAAATTTATAACGCTTCACGCTTTATATTAATGAATATGGGTGACTTAAAAGGCCCGCTTAAAATGCCCGCAGAACCCAAAGAACTTGCGGACGCGTGGTTAATTGACCGCTATAACACCGCTATTAAAACCGCTAAGGACGCCACTTTAAAATATAATATGGCGGCCGCCGCAAATGTTTTATACCACTTTTTATGGGGCGACTTTTGCGATTGGTACGTTGAACTCGCAAAAGCCAGGTTTGAATCTGACAGAGAGTACGTTATGAGTATTTTAGTTAACGTGCTTTACGGTACTTTAAAAGCGCTTCACCCGATGATGCCTTTTATTACCGAGGAAATATCTTCGGTGCTTAAACCTTATACAGGTGCGGATAAAGAGTTTTTATTGCAAGACTCTTACCCGCTTTGTGATGAAAGCGCTTTAAACCCCGGGGCCGTAGCTAAAATGGACCTTATTAAAGGCATTATTTCGGCGGTGCGCACGGTACGTTCGGAGTTTAACGTTCCGCCCGCGCAAAAGCTTAATGTTTCTTTAAAAGCGGTTGATGATGAAGAACTTAAAACAGTGTCTGATTATGCCGACTACATTAGGCTTTTATGCAAAACAGACAATTTAACCGCTTCCAAAGAAGCAGTTAAAAAACCTATGAGTGCCACGGCAGTATACTCCGCGGTAACGGCTTTTATAGAGCTTGAAGGCATTATTGACGTTGAAAAGGAAAAGGCCAGACTTAGCAAAAATATTGCCGCGGCACGGGCCAATATAGCAAACCGTAAAGCCAGGCTTTCAGATGAACGTTTTGTAAACAATGCTCCTAAAGAGCAGGTTGAAAAAGTAAAGGCGGAGCTTGCCGCCGAGGAAATTAAACTTACCAGCGCCGAGCAGGCTTTGGCTGATTTTGCTTAA
- a CDS encoding DMT family transporter, which translates to MIYIKLFASILFWSLTFYFVKTALAECGVTTLVFARSVLGLLVVTLFLREFKWLKTLTKKDWLRFFFLAMVGVVIQQNVQGYATMHTSTNHAGWLVALSPIFVAFTMVAFFKERLPKDKMMGFIICILGVLLIFLSKQTFVDGSSMSTLKGDLIFVATAVNWVFYVVPMSIWFKNMPNLRITFCLFLAAVTIMLPIEIVSGSLKDFAHMGPRALSALAYLGIFCSGFAFIFYNEGIEKIGPSKASAFIYAQPLFTMVFGYILLGEVISKEAFIGGALILCGLYLINVRRKRLKRFYITLIRYFRV; encoded by the coding sequence ATGATTTATATAAAACTTTTTGCCTCAATACTTTTTTGGAGTTTAACTTTTTATTTTGTAAAAACCGCTTTAGCCGAATGCGGCGTTACAACACTTGTTTTTGCGCGCAGCGTTTTGGGGCTTTTGGTTGTAACTTTATTTTTGCGTGAATTTAAATGGCTTAAAACCTTAACTAAAAAAGACTGGCTGCGTTTTTTCTTTTTAGCCATGGTAGGAGTGGTTATACAACAAAACGTTCAAGGCTACGCTACTATGCACACAAGCACAAACCATGCCGGCTGGCTTGTTGCGTTAAGCCCTATTTTTGTGGCTTTTACAATGGTAGCCTTTTTTAAGGAAAGGCTGCCGAAAGATAAAATGATGGGCTTTATAATTTGTATTTTGGGCGTGCTTCTTATTTTCCTTTCCAAACAGACATTTGTTGACGGCAGTTCAATGAGTACGTTAAAGGGTGATTTGATTTTTGTAGCCACTGCGGTTAACTGGGTTTTTTACGTTGTGCCAATGAGTATTTGGTTTAAAAACATGCCTAATTTAAGGATTACTTTTTGTTTGTTTTTGGCAGCGGTTACGATAATGCTTCCTATAGAAATTGTAAGCGGTTCTTTAAAGGATTTCGCGCATATGGGCCCGAGGGCTTTGTCCGCTCTTGCTTACTTAGGTATTTTTTGCAGCGGATTTGCCTTTATTTTTTATAATGAAGGTATTGAAAAAATCGGCCCTTCTAAAGCAAGCGCTTTTATATACGCGCAGCCTTTGTTTACCATGGTTTTCGGCTATATTCTTTTGGGCGAAGTTATCAGCAAAGAGGCTTTTATAGGAGGCGCGCTTATTTTATGCGGGCTGTACTTAATAAACGTAAGAAGAAAGCGCCTGAAACGGTTTTATATAACTTTAATAAGATATTTTAGAGTTTAG
- a CDS encoding ECF transporter S component has protein sequence MQNILALRTKTNVLDYKTKKAIILQVLLLASALVLPAVCHHLNLQTKVFLPMHWPVLLAGLVYGWRSGLTLGISAPLASFALSGMPPAHILPIMTLELAVYGFAAGAFRQQLKLNFIFSLLGAMILGKAVYILTAYTLAGSASFAFIQTSLPGIILQAVLLPLIALIWTKNK, from the coding sequence ATGCAAAATATTTTAGCCCTGCGAACAAAAACAAACGTTTTAGATTACAAAACAAAAAAAGCGATTATTTTACAGGTTTTACTGCTTGCCTCGGCTTTGGTTTTACCTGCGGTGTGTCACCACTTAAATTTGCAAACTAAAGTATTTTTGCCGATGCACTGGCCCGTGCTCTTAGCAGGCCTTGTTTACGGATGGAGAAGCGGTCTTACATTAGGCATATCCGCCCCCTTAGCAAGCTTCGCTTTAAGCGGTATGCCTCCAGCCCATATTTTACCGATTATGACCCTTGAACTTGCCGTATACGGTTTTGCCGCCGGAGCTTTTAGGCAGCAGTTAAAATTAAATTTTATTTTCTCCTTATTGGGTGCTATGATTTTAGGGAAAGCTGTTTATATTTTAACCGCATATACTTTGGCGGGCAGCGCTTCTTTTGCTTTTATACAAACATCTTTGCCCGGCATTATTTTGCAGGCCGTTTTACTTCCTTTAATAGCGTTGATATGGACAAAAAACAAATAG
- the cas9 gene encoding type II CRISPR RNA-guided endonuclease Cas9 (Cas9, originally named Csn1, is the large, multifunctional signature protein of type II CRISPR/Cas systems. It is well known even to general audiences because its RNA-guided endonuclease activity has made it a popular tool for custom editing of eukaryotic genomes.) has protein sequence MQKNINTKQNHIYIKQAQKIKEKLGDKPYRIGLDLGVGSIGFAIVSMEENDGNVLLPKEIIMVGSRIFKASAGAADRKLSRGQRNNHRHTRERMRYLWKVLAEQKLALPVPADLDRKENSSEGETSAKRFLGDVLQKDIYELRVKSLDERLSLQELGYVLYHIAGHRGSSAIRTFENDSEEAQKENTENKKIAGNIKRLMAKKNYRTYGEYLYKEFFENKEKHKREKISNAANNHKFSPTRDLVIKEAEAILKKQAGKDGFHKELTEEYIEKLTKAIGYESEKLIPESGFCPYLKDEKRLPASHKLNEERRLWETLNNARYSDPIVDIVTGEITGYYEKQFTKEQKQKLFDYLLTGSELTPAQTKKLLGLKNTNFEDIILQGRDKKAQKIKGYKLIKLESMPFWARLSEAQQDSFLYDWNSCPDEKLLTEKLSNEYHLTEEEIDNAFNEIVLSSSYAPLGKSAMLIILEKIKNDLSYTEAVEEALKEGKLTKEKQAIKDRLPYYGAVLQESTQKIIAKGFSPQFKDKGYKTPHTNKYELEYGRIANPVVHQTLNELRKLVNEIIDILGKKPCEIGLETARELKKSAEDRSKLSREQNDNESNRNRIYEIYIRPQQQVIITRRENPRNYILKFELLEEQKSQCPFCGGQISPNDIINNQADIEHLFPIAESEDNGRNNLVISHSACNADKAKRSPWAAFASAAKDSKYDYNRILSNVKENIPHKAWRFNQGAFEKFIENKPMAARFKTDNSYISKVAHKYLACLFEKPNIICVKGSLTAQLRMAWGLQGLMIPFAKQLITEKESESFNKDVNSNKKIRLDNRHHALDAIVIAYASRGYGNLLNKMAGKDYKINYSERNWLSKILLPPNNIVWENIDADLESFESSVKTALKNAFISVKHDHSDNGELVKGTMYKIFYSERGYTLTTYKKLSALKLTDPQKKKTPKDFLETALLKFKGRESEMKNEKIKSAIENNKRLFDVIQDNLEKAKKLLEEENEKSKAEGKKEKNINDASIYQKAISLSGDKYVQLSKKEPGKFFAISKPTPTTTGYGYDTGDSLCVDLYYDNKGKLCGEIIRKIDAQQKNPLKYKEQGFTLFERIYGGDILEVDFDIHSDKNSFRNNTGSAPENRVFIKVGTFTEITNNNIQIWFGNIIKSTGGQDDSFTINSMQQYNPRKLILSSCGFIKYRSPILKNKEG, from the coding sequence ATGCAAAAAAATATAAATACCAAACAAAATCATATATATATTAAACAAGCTCAAAAAATAAAGGAAAAACTAGGGGATAAACCTTATCGCATAGGCTTGGATTTGGGCGTGGGGTCTATAGGTTTTGCAATAGTTTCCATGGAAGAAAACGATGGTAATGTCTTATTGCCGAAAGAAATAATAATGGTAGGAAGCAGGATTTTCAAAGCGTCCGCCGGGGCGGCAGATAGGAAATTATCACGAGGGCAAAGGAATAATCACAGGCACACCCGAGAAAGAATGCGGTATTTGTGGAAAGTTCTGGCGGAACAAAAATTAGCTTTGCCAGTTCCTGCCGATTTGGATAGGAAAGAAAACTCTTCAGAAGGGGAAACGTCAGCCAAACGATTTTTGGGAGACGTTTTGCAGAAAGATATATATGAGTTGAGAGTAAAATCTCTTGATGAAAGGCTTTCTTTACAGGAACTGGGCTATGTTTTATATCATATTGCAGGGCACAGAGGCTCGTCTGCCATAAGAACTTTTGAGAATGATTCAGAGGAAGCCCAAAAAGAAAATACCGAAAATAAAAAAATAGCAGGAAACATAAAAAGATTGATGGCAAAAAAGAATTATAGAACATACGGCGAGTATCTATATAAAGAATTTTTTGAAAACAAAGAAAAACATAAGCGGGAAAAAATAAGCAACGCAGCGAATAATCATAAATTCTCCCCCACAAGGGATTTGGTGATTAAAGAAGCGGAGGCTATATTAAAAAAACAAGCCGGGAAGGATGGTTTTCATAAAGAATTAACAGAAGAATATATTGAAAAGCTTACAAAAGCAATTGGTTATGAGTCGGAAAAACTAATCCCGGAAAGTGGTTTCTGCCCTTATTTAAAAGACGAAAAACGCTTGCCTGCATCTCATAAATTAAATGAAGAACGCAGACTTTGGGAAACACTAAACAACGCAAGATACTCTGACCCCATAGTTGATATAGTAACGGGCGAAATTACAGGATATTACGAAAAGCAATTCACCAAAGAACAAAAGCAAAAACTGTTTGATTATCTGTTAACCGGGAGTGAACTTACGCCGGCCCAAACAAAAAAACTGCTTGGGCTAAAAAATACAAACTTCGAAGATATCATTTTACAAGGCAGAGATAAAAAAGCACAAAAAATAAAAGGTTATAAATTAATCAAATTGGAAAGCATGCCCTTCTGGGCAAGATTATCTGAGGCGCAGCAAGACAGTTTCCTTTACGATTGGAACTCCTGCCCTGATGAAAAACTGTTGACCGAAAAACTTTCAAACGAATATCACTTAACAGAGGAAGAAATCGATAATGCGTTTAATGAAATTGTATTGTCTTCTTCCTACGCGCCGCTTGGCAAGAGTGCCATGCTCATAATTTTAGAAAAAATTAAAAATGATTTATCTTATACGGAAGCTGTGGAAGAAGCCTTAAAAGAAGGAAAATTAACCAAAGAAAAACAAGCGATAAAAGACAGGCTACCATATTATGGCGCGGTACTCCAGGAAAGCACGCAAAAAATAATTGCAAAAGGCTTCTCCCCGCAATTTAAAGATAAAGGCTATAAAACCCCACATACAAATAAATATGAACTGGAGTATGGGAGGATAGCCAATCCCGTCGTTCACCAAACTTTGAATGAACTTCGCAAATTGGTTAATGAAATTATAGATATTTTAGGGAAGAAACCCTGCGAAATAGGTCTGGAAACCGCCAGAGAACTAAAAAAATCCGCCGAAGACAGGTCGAAACTTAGCCGTGAGCAAAACGATAATGAAAGCAACAGAAATAGAATTTATGAAATTTATATAAGACCTCAGCAGCAGGTGATAATTACAAGAAGAGAAAACCCACGAAATTATATTTTGAAATTTGAATTATTGGAGGAACAAAAAAGCCAATGCCCATTTTGTGGGGGACAAATAAGCCCTAATGATATTATTAATAACCAAGCCGATATAGAACACTTATTCCCCATTGCCGAAAGCGAAGACAACGGCAGGAATAACCTTGTAATTTCCCACAGCGCTTGCAATGCCGATAAGGCAAAACGTTCCCCGTGGGCCGCGTTTGCTTCGGCAGCAAAAGACAGCAAGTATGACTATAACAGAATACTTTCTAATGTAAAAGAAAACATTCCGCATAAAGCATGGCGTTTTAATCAGGGTGCTTTTGAAAAGTTTATAGAAAATAAACCAATGGCTGCCAGGTTTAAAACGGATAACTCTTATATTTCAAAAGTCGCGCATAAATATCTTGCCTGTTTGTTTGAAAAGCCCAATATAATCTGCGTAAAAGGCTCTCTAACAGCGCAGTTACGTATGGCGTGGGGACTGCAGGGGTTAATGATACCTTTTGCCAAACAGCTGATTACCGAGAAAGAGTCGGAGAGCTTTAATAAGGATGTAAACAGCAATAAAAAAATAAGACTGGACAACAGACATCACGCGTTAGACGCTATCGTTATCGCGTACGCTTCGAGAGGATACGGCAATCTGCTAAATAAAATGGCCGGTAAGGATTATAAAATTAATTATAGCGAGCGCAATTGGCTTTCTAAAATTTTATTACCTCCTAATAATATTGTCTGGGAAAATATTGATGCTGATTTAGAAAGTTTTGAGAGTTCGGTAAAAACTGCGCTTAAAAACGCCTTTATCAGTGTTAAACATGACCATAGTGATAACGGCGAGCTTGTAAAAGGAACTATGTATAAAATTTTCTACTCGGAAAGGGGATATACTTTAACAACATATAAAAAATTAAGTGCTTTAAAATTAACAGATCCCCAAAAGAAGAAAACCCCGAAAGATTTTTTAGAAACGGCTCTTTTAAAATTTAAAGGCAGAGAGAGTGAGATGAAAAATGAGAAAATAAAATCTGCCATTGAGAATAATAAAAGATTATTTGATGTTATACAAGATAACTTGGAAAAAGCGAAAAAGCTTCTGGAAGAAGAAAATGAAAAGTCAAAGGCGGAAGGAAAAAAAGAAAAGAATATTAATGATGCGAGTATATATCAAAAAGCTATTTCTTTATCCGGCGATAAATATGTGCAGCTTTCCAAGAAAGAGCCCGGTAAATTTTTTGCTATTTCTAAGCCCACGCCTACAACTACCGGATACGGTTACGATACGGGCGACAGTTTATGCGTGGATTTATATTATGATAATAAAGGCAAACTCTGCGGAGAAATTATAAGGAAAATTGACGCACAGCAAAAGAACCCTTTGAAATATAAAGAACAGGGATTTACTTTGTTTGAAAGGATTTATGGCGGGGATATTTTAGAGGTTGATTTTGATATCCACAGTGATAAAAACTCTTTTAGAAACAATACCGGCTCTGCGCCAGAAAATAGAGTTTTTATTAAAGTGGGAACATTTACCGAAATTACAAATAACAATATTCAAATATGGTTTGGCAATATAATAAAAAGTACCGGCGGGCAGGATGATTCATTTACTATAAACTCAATGCAGCAATACAATCCCCGTAAGCTTATTTTAAGTTCTTGCGGATTTATAAAATATCGTTCGCCGATATTAAAAAATAAAGAAGGTTAA
- the cas1 gene encoding type II CRISPR-associated endonuclease Cas1, translating into MWRVLDIPGDGYHLCVKNNNFSAVKDREEKLHCLFDDINSIILYGNNITISNTCIQKCLEHKVPVIFCDKTYNPAGMLLSSFTTNIYGRRLQLQINASKPQIKQAWQQIITSKLNNQAEVLKRFDTLKAAETIFNMAREVRSGDATFKEGVGAKVYFENLFNDFHRNTDDKDIINSALNYGYAIVRSSIARAVVSAGLNPAIGIFHSKNHNPFCLIDDLIEPLRPLIDFMVKNKLDVLTQEESLSPSAKKYMASVIESNLYFEDGAFNLTAGIQKYIQSYIAFLEERENRIIFPAILK; encoded by the coding sequence ATGTGGCGAGTTTTGGATATCCCCGGGGACGGGTACCATTTATGCGTAAAAAACAATAACTTCTCCGCAGTAAAAGACAGAGAGGAAAAACTGCATTGTTTATTTGACGATATAAACAGCATTATACTTTACGGTAATAATATTACCATTTCCAATACTTGCATACAAAAATGTTTAGAGCATAAAGTACCGGTCATCTTCTGCGATAAAACCTATAACCCCGCCGGAATGCTGCTTTCTTCTTTTACCACAAATATTTACGGACGCAGACTCCAGTTACAAATAAATGCCTCAAAACCACAAATAAAACAAGCCTGGCAACAAATAATCACAAGTAAGTTAAACAACCAAGCTGAGGTGTTAAAAAGATTTGACACGCTTAAGGCGGCGGAAACCATTTTTAATATGGCCCGCGAGGTGCGCTCTGGCGATGCTACTTTTAAAGAAGGTGTCGGCGCAAAGGTATATTTTGAAAATTTATTTAATGATTTTCATAGAAATACCGACGATAAGGATATTATAAATTCAGCGTTAAATTATGGCTATGCGATTGTTAGAAGTTCTATTGCGCGGGCGGTTGTTTCCGCCGGATTAAATCCCGCCATCGGTATTTTCCACAGTAAGAACCATAATCCGTTTTGTTTAATAGATGATTTGATAGAACCACTGCGTCCTCTTATAGATTTTATGGTAAAAAATAAATTGGATGTTTTGACGCAAGAGGAAAGTCTGTCGCCTTCGGCTAAAAAATATATGGCAAGCGTGATAGAAAGTAACTTGTATTTTGAGGATGGTGCCTTTAATCTTACGGCCGGGATACAAAAATATATCCAGTCGTATATCGCGTTTTTGGAAGAACGGGAAAACAGGATAATTTTCCCGGCAATTTTAAAATGA
- the cas2 gene encoding CRISPR-associated endonuclease Cas2, which produces MISPYKTMWILIAFDLPVKTKTQMRIANKFRQTLKNSGFIMLQKSIYSYYAFSKERCDIIEKQIKQIVPDNGHICFLFFTDRMFKMTKHFYGRLKVQAERPDFFDTLL; this is translated from the coding sequence ATGATTTCACCTTATAAAACAATGTGGATTTTAATAGCCTTTGACCTTCCTGTAAAAACAAAAACCCAAATGAGAATTGCCAATAAATTTAGGCAAACGCTTAAAAATTCCGGTTTTATCATGCTGCAAAAATCTATTTACAGTTACTATGCTTTCAGCAAAGAAAGATGCGACATTATTGAAAAACAAATAAAGCAGATAGTACCCGATAATGGACACATCTGCTTTTTATTTTTTACGGACAGAATGTTTAAAATGACAAAACATTTTTACGGCAGGTTGAAAGTACAGGCCGAGCGGCCAGACTTTTTTGATACTCTTCTTTAA
- a CDS encoding class I SAM-dependent DNA methyltransferase: MDKKQIAAFFDSIACGWDAKERSEVYAKIEQILAKCEITQKAKILDIGCGTGVLFPFLSKYNPGEILSIDLSSKMLEEFKRKHPEANALLADFEDIKLEEDYYDNIIAYNVFPHFVNKEAVFYNAFKFLKHGGIFVVAHSMTREELNSMHGRKKETSKDLLPSSEQMKYFYASAGFKQVIVQEKAPGFFSKGVKI, translated from the coding sequence ATGGACAAAAAACAAATAGCCGCCTTTTTTGATTCCATAGCCTGCGGATGGGACGCGAAAGAAAGATCCGAAGTTTACGCTAAAATAGAGCAAATATTAGCTAAGTGTGAGATAACGCAAAAAGCTAAAATTTTAGATATCGGCTGCGGCACTGGCGTTTTATTCCCTTTCCTTTCAAAATACAATCCCGGGGAAATTTTAAGTATTGACCTGTCTTCTAAAATGCTTGAGGAATTTAAAAGAAAGCACCCCGAAGCGAACGCTTTGCTTGCTGATTTTGAAGACATTAAATTAGAAGAAGATTATTATGACAATATTATCGCCTACAATGTTTTCCCGCATTTTGTTAACAAAGAGGCGGTTTTTTATAACGCTTTTAAATTTTTAAAACACGGCGGAATTTTTGTTGTGGCGCACTCCATGACAAGGGAAGAACTTAACTCAATGCATGGACGAAAGAAAGAAACATCAAAAGATTTACTGCCTTCCTCAGAACAAATGAAATATTTTTACGCCTCAGCCGGTTTTAAACAAGTTATAGTGCAGGAAAAAGCGCCAGGATTTTTTTCCAAAGGCGTTAAAATTTAA